From the genome of Dryobates pubescens isolate bDryPub1 chromosome 5, bDryPub1.pri, whole genome shotgun sequence, one region includes:
- the SLC25A29 gene encoding mitochondrial basic amino acids transporter isoform X2, whose translation MMGLTFINALVFGVQGNTLRALGKDTPLNQFLAGSAAGAIQCIICCPMELAKTRMQLQGTGEYKLKTKNYKNSLDCLIKIYRKEGLRGINKGMVSTLIRETPSFGFYFLTYDCMTRYLGCEAEDSYVIPKLLFSGGMSGIVSWLSTYPVDVIKSRLQADGVGGVTQYSGILDCVRKSYHEEGWRVFTRGLTSTLLRAFPVNAATFATVTVFLMYMRSEDNLHECEPGPVIQQPSSL comes from the coding sequence ATGATGGGACTGACCTTCATTAATGCGCTTGTGTTTGGTGTACAAGGAAATACACTGCGTGCTCTTGGAAAAGACACTCCTCTAAACCAGTTCCTTGCAGGGTCAGCGGCAGGGGCTATCCAGTGCATCATCTGCTGCCCCATGGAGTTAGCAAAGACAAGAATGCAGCTTCAAGGAACAGGTGAATACAAACTAAAAACGAAGAACTACAAAAATTCTCTGGATTGTTTGATCAAAATCTACCgaaaggaagggctgaggggtATCAACAAGGGCATGGTCTCTACACTCATAAGAGAGACTCCAAGCTTTGGCTTTTACTTCCTGACCTATGACTGTATGACCAGGTATTTAGGCTGTGAAGCTGAAGACAGTTACGTTATTCCCAAACTACTGTTTTCCGGTGGGATGTCAGGTATTGTGTCCTGGCTCTCAACTTATCCTGTGGATGTGATCAAATCCAGGCTTCAGGCCGATGGAGTTGGAGGTGTTACACAATATAGTGGCATTTTAGACTGCGTCAGAAAGAGTTACCatgaagaaggctggagagtgTTCACAAGAGGTCTTACTTCCACACTTCTCCGTGCTTTTCCTGTCAATGCAGCTACCTTTGCTACTGTTACTGTGTTCCTAATGTATATGAGGTCAGAAGACAACCTTCATGAATGTGAACCAGGTCCAGTAATCCAGCAACCTTCCAGTTTGTGA
- the SLC25A29 gene encoding mitochondrial basic amino acids transporter isoform X1 encodes MALDFLAGCIGGAAGVLVGHPFDTVKVRLQVQNVEKPLYRGTFHCFQSIIKQESAFGLYKGIGSPMMGLTFINALVFGVQGNTLRALGKDTPLNQFLAGSAAGAIQCIICCPMELAKTRMQLQGTGEYKLKTKNYKNSLDCLIKIYRKEGLRGINKGMVSTLIRETPSFGFYFLTYDCMTRYLGCEAEDSYVIPKLLFSGGMSGIVSWLSTYPVDVIKSRLQADGVGGVTQYSGILDCVRKSYHEEGWRVFTRGLTSTLLRAFPVNAATFATVTVFLMYMRSEDNLHECEPGPVIQQPSSL; translated from the exons ATGGCTCTGGATTTCCTCGCGGGATGCATCGGCG gtgctgcaggagtgctGGTAGGACACCCCTTTGACACTGTTAAG GTTCGTCTACAAGTTCAAAATGTAGAGAAACCTCTCTACCGTGGGACCTTCCATTGCTTTCAGTCCATCATAAAGCAAGAATCT GCTTTTGGACTCTATAAAGGTATTGGGTCACCAATGATGGGACTGACCTTCATTAATGCGCTTGTGTTTGGTGTACAAGGAAATACACTGCGTGCTCTTGGAAAAGACACTCCTCTAAACCAGTTCCTTGCAGGGTCAGCGGCAGGGGCTATCCAGTGCATCATCTGCTGCCCCATGGAGTTAGCAAAGACAAGAATGCAGCTTCAAGGAACAGGTGAATACAAACTAAAAACGAAGAACTACAAAAATTCTCTGGATTGTTTGATCAAAATCTACCgaaaggaagggctgaggggtATCAACAAGGGCATGGTCTCTACACTCATAAGAGAGACTCCAAGCTTTGGCTTTTACTTCCTGACCTATGACTGTATGACCAGGTATTTAGGCTGTGAAGCTGAAGACAGTTACGTTATTCCCAAACTACTGTTTTCCGGTGGGATGTCAGGTATTGTGTCCTGGCTCTCAACTTATCCTGTGGATGTGATCAAATCCAGGCTTCAGGCCGATGGAGTTGGAGGTGTTACACAATATAGTGGCATTTTAGACTGCGTCAGAAAGAGTTACCatgaagaaggctggagagtgTTCACAAGAGGTCTTACTTCCACACTTCTCCGTGCTTTTCCTGTCAATGCAGCTACCTTTGCTACTGTTACTGTGTTCCTAATGTATATGAGGTCAGAAGACAACCTTCATGAATGTGAACCAGGTCCAGTAATCCAGCAACCTTCCAGTTTGTGA